In Streptomyces sclerotialus, one genomic interval encodes:
- the argS gene encoding arginine--tRNA ligase domain-containing protein: MNELAKLNDVRRQEVIALRDAVKERRRSSVPPAAAEYPLASLKARITQVLLERSGRAEIPWEVDILDRTRFGADLAVRVTGLLKESGAKEYIASHVPWIVEALRSPLLSDAVSEVSQKGIYVNVRLTDGWYLRAVQSIIDLGDRFGHNDRRSDRTQIVDYSSPNVAKVLHAGHLRSTMIGHVLGNLYEACGALVYRVNHINDFGGFGFMLEGYRRFESLFPTGMENNDRLLAIYSIRRTLERTVASGADLDTVAEADREVIATYFPGVTGAEALRKTYEDFIAASDARFERLEAGDPDEVALWLRMVEWSLADFQSFYAALNIHIDFTIGESFYLDAGNEVVDEAIRSGRAYVLTEEMVNEEVAKLDRAVNAGEMTPEVRAKSAALLEKDLGAVVVPLPGGERLVVRRSDGRSIYATRDVGAIKLRRDIFDPTDINYVVGQEQRVHFSRLFQAAEVLGLAKPGELNLKHTYFGFYVDAETGKKLSSRDSVAGVNELLSESVKHYRAKTAGSGGMTDEEVDQAAHQLAVGSVVFNDLKSDMKGTVNIVKGDLAPTIAAFEKSGGAYVVYSACRARSILRKYNRPLPQAADIASFDVSDQEALLLLRLLEFPEKVARAADEDNPSILVRHLLDIAGIYNSYYASAPVLEGDRANEFRLLITKSVQSVLVNGLSLCHVECPPKI; encoded by the coding sequence ATGAACGAGTTGGCCAAGCTGAATGACGTCCGCCGCCAGGAGGTGATCGCCCTCCGCGACGCCGTCAAGGAACGACGACGGAGCTCGGTTCCCCCGGCCGCCGCGGAATATCCGCTGGCCAGCCTCAAAGCGCGCATCACCCAGGTACTGCTCGAGCGGTCCGGGCGCGCCGAGATCCCGTGGGAGGTCGACATCCTCGACCGTACGCGGTTCGGCGCCGACCTGGCGGTGCGGGTGACCGGTCTCCTCAAGGAGAGCGGTGCCAAGGAGTACATCGCCTCGCATGTGCCGTGGATCGTCGAGGCCCTGCGCTCCCCCTTGCTGAGCGATGCGGTGAGCGAGGTCAGTCAAAAGGGTATTTACGTCAACGTCCGGTTGACCGATGGCTGGTACCTACGCGCTGTTCAGTCGATCATCGACCTGGGCGATCGGTTCGGGCACAACGACCGCCGGTCCGACCGCACACAGATCGTGGACTATTCCTCGCCCAACGTGGCTAAGGTGCTGCACGCTGGCCATCTCCGATCCACCATGATCGGCCACGTACTGGGCAATCTCTACGAGGCCTGCGGTGCACTGGTCTACCGGGTCAACCACATCAACGACTTCGGCGGCTTCGGCTTCATGCTGGAGGGGTACCGCCGGTTCGAGTCCCTCTTCCCCACGGGGATGGAGAACAATGACCGGTTGCTGGCGATCTACTCCATCCGGCGCACCCTGGAGCGGACCGTGGCCTCCGGCGCAGACCTGGACACGGTCGCGGAGGCGGACCGCGAGGTCATCGCCACCTACTTCCCGGGAGTGACCGGAGCGGAGGCCCTGCGCAAGACCTACGAGGATTTCATCGCCGCGTCCGACGCACGCTTCGAGCGGCTGGAGGCAGGCGACCCGGACGAGGTCGCGCTCTGGCTGCGCATGGTCGAGTGGAGCCTGGCGGACTTCCAGTCGTTCTACGCGGCGCTGAACATCCACATCGACTTCACCATCGGGGAGAGCTTCTACCTCGACGCCGGTAACGAGGTGGTGGACGAGGCGATCCGCAGCGGCCGGGCCTATGTGCTCACCGAAGAGATGGTGAACGAAGAGGTCGCGAAGCTCGACCGCGCGGTCAACGCCGGGGAGATGACCCCCGAGGTGCGCGCCAAGTCCGCCGCTCTTTTGGAGAAGGACCTCGGCGCGGTCGTGGTGCCGTTGCCGGGAGGCGAGCGTCTGGTGGTCCGGCGCTCCGACGGCCGCAGCATCTACGCCACCCGTGACGTGGGCGCAATCAAGCTGCGGCGCGACATCTTCGACCCGACCGACATCAACTATGTGGTGGGCCAGGAACAGCGGGTCCACTTCTCCCGGCTGTTCCAGGCCGCCGAGGTTCTCGGTCTGGCCAAGCCCGGGGAGTTGAACCTCAAGCACACCTACTTCGGCTTCTACGTCGATGCCGAGACCGGTAAGAAGCTCTCCAGCCGTGACAGCGTCGCCGGCGTCAACGAACTGCTCAGCGAGTCCGTCAAGCACTACCGCGCCAAGACGGCCGGGAGCGGCGGGATGACGGACGAGGAAGTCGACCAGGCCGCCCACCAGCTCGCAGTCGGCTCGGTGGTCTTCAACGACCTCAAGAGCGACATGAAGGGCACGGTCAACATCGTCAAGGGTGACCTGGCCCCGACCATCGCCGCGTTCGAGAAGTCGGGTGGCGCCTATGTCGTCTACTCCGCCTGCCGGGCCCGGTCGATCCTGCGCAAGTACAACCGGCCGCTGCCGCAGGCCGCTGACATCGCCTCCTTCGACGTCAGCGACCAGGAAGCACTGCTGCTCCTCAGGCTCCTGGAGTTCCCCGAGAAGGTGGCCAGGGCGGCTGATGAGGACAACCCCTCCATCCTGGTCCGGCACCTGCTCGACATCGCCGGGATCTACAACTCCTACTACGCCAGCGCCCCTGTGCTGGAAGGCGACCGGGCGAACGAGTTCCGGCTGCTAATCACCAAGTCCGTGCAGTCGGTGCTGGTCAACGGGCTGAGCCTGTGCCATGTCGAGTGCCCGCCCAAGATCTGA
- a CDS encoding SDR family NAD(P)-dependent oxidoreductase, with product MGRLTGRRAVITGGANGIGRAIATAFAREGCDVFFTARADEDAARSVRAELREHGVRADYMLLDGADPDSATRLLDTTAETLGLADILVNNAGTATRTGFLDLTFEEYERVMAVNLRFPFFTTQAFAARLRAADTPGSVINISSISATKAISAMAHYQSSKAGLSMLTRSASYELAPFGIRVNTISPGLTATNANAVQWRDDPDLWRERGKDIPLGRTGNPEDLAGAAIFLASDESAWMTGGDIVVDGGEAAV from the coding sequence GTGGGCAGGTTGACGGGCCGCAGGGCCGTCATAACGGGTGGCGCCAACGGGATAGGCCGGGCCATCGCCACAGCCTTCGCTCGTGAGGGCTGCGACGTGTTCTTCACCGCGCGTGCCGATGAGGACGCAGCCCGGTCCGTCCGTGCAGAGCTGCGCGAGCACGGTGTGCGTGCCGACTACATGCTGCTGGACGGCGCGGACCCCGACAGCGCCACGCGGCTGCTGGACACGACAGCCGAGACGCTGGGGCTCGCCGACATCCTGGTGAACAATGCGGGCACGGCTACCCGGACCGGATTCCTCGACCTGACATTCGAGGAGTACGAGCGGGTCATGGCGGTCAATCTCCGCTTCCCGTTCTTCACCACCCAGGCGTTCGCCGCTCGGCTGCGCGCTGCCGACACCCCGGGCAGCGTGATCAACATCAGCTCGATCAGCGCCACTAAGGCCATCAGTGCCATGGCCCACTATCAGTCCAGCAAGGCAGGCCTGTCGATGCTGACCCGTAGTGCGTCCTACGAGCTGGCCCCGTTCGGCATCCGCGTCAACACCATCTCCCCCGGGCTGACCGCCACGAACGCCAATGCCGTGCAGTGGCGGGACGACCCCGACCTCTGGCGGGAGCGGGGCAAGGACATCCCGCTGGGACGGACCGGCAATCCGGAGGATCTCGCCGGTGCCGCCATCTTCCTGGCGTCCGACGAGTCCGCGTGGATGACCGGCGGCGACATCGTGGTGGACGGTGGAGAGGCGGCAGTGTGA